A single region of the Triticum dicoccoides isolate Atlit2015 ecotype Zavitan chromosome 2B, WEW_v2.0, whole genome shotgun sequence genome encodes:
- the LOC119366542 gene encoding flavonoid 3'-monooxygenase CYP75B3-like, with translation MDHDLLLLLASLAAVAVAAVCYLRSHGSGAKLPLPPGPRGWPVLGNLPQLGAKPHHTMAALARQHGPLFRLRFGSAELVVAASAKVAGSFLRAHDANFSDRPPNSGAEHVAYNYQDLVFAPYGARWRALRMLCALHLFSARALDALRSVRQDEARLMVTHLLSASSSPAQGVAIGQEANVCATNALARAAVGRRVVGDGVGESAREFKGMVVELMQLAGAFNIGDFVPALRWLDPQGVVAKMKHLHRRYDRIMDGFISEREHLAGEEEGKDLLSIMLAKMRQPLHADAGEDGIKFTETNIKALLLNLLTAGTDTTSSTVEWALAELIRHPDTLKQLQREVDDVVGTSRLVTEADLPRLTFLTAVIKETFRLHPSTPLSLPRVAAEDCEVDGYHVAKGTTLLVNVWAISRDPASWGADALEFRPARFLPGGSHETVDVKGGDYELIPFGAGRRMCAGLSWGLRIVTLMTATLVHAFDLSLVNGMTPDKLDMEEAYGLTLQRAVPLLVQPMPRLLPSAYAT, from the exons ATGGACCACGACTTACTCCTACTCCTCGCCTCCCTCGCCGCCGTGGCCGTCGCTGCCGTCTGTTACCTCCGCAGCCATGGCAGCGGAGCAAAGCTGCCGCTGCCGCCGGGGCCGAGGGGCTGGCCGGTGCTGGGCAACCTGCCGCAGCTGGGGGCCAAGCCGCACCACACCATGGCGGCCCTCGCGCGCCAGCACGGGCCGCTGTTCCGCCTCCGCTTCGGCAGCGCCGAGCTCGTGGTGGCGGCCTCTGCCAAGGTCGCCGGTAGCTTCCTCCGCGCCCATGACGCCAACTTCAGCGACCGCCCGCCAAACTCCGGCGCGGAGCACGTCGCCTACAACTACCAAGACCTCGTCTTCGCGCCCTACGGCGCCCGCTGGCGCGCCCTCCGTATGCTCTGTGCGCTCCACCTCTTCTCTGCCCGCGCGCTCGACGCCCTCCGCTCCGTCCGCCAGGATGAGGCCCGACTCATGGTCACCCACCTGctgtcagcctcctcctcgccggctcaGGGGGTGGCCATCGGGCAGGAGGCCAACGTGTGCGCCACCAACGCGCTCGCGCGGGCGGCCGTGGGGCGGCGCGTCGTTGGCGACGGCGTTGGCGAGAGCGCCAGGGAATTCAAGGGCATGGTGGTCGAGCTCATGCAGCTCGCCGGCGCCTTTAACATCGgcgacttcgtgcccgcgctccgctGGCTCGACCCTCAAGGCGTCGTGGCCAAGATGAAGCACCTCCACCGCCGGTACGACCGCATCATGGATGGATTCATCAGCGAGAGAGAACACCTTGCTGGGGAGGAGGAAGGGAAGGACCTGCTGAGCATCATGCTGGCCAAGATGCGACAGCCGCTGCACGCTGACGCCGGGGAAGACGGGATCAAATTCACCGAGACCAACATCAAGGCTCTTCTCCTG AATTTGCTCACCGCCGGGACGGACACGACATCAAGCACAGTGGAGTGGGCGCTGGCGGAGCTGATACGGCACCCCGACACCCTCAAGCAGCTCCAGCGTGAGGTTGACGACGTCGTGGGAACCTCCCGTCTCGTCACGGAAGCCGACCTGCCACGCCTCACCTTCCTCACCGCTGTCATCAAGGAGACGTTCCGTCTGCACCCGTCGACGCCGCTCTCCCTTCCCCGTGTGGCCGCTGAGGACTGCGAGGTGGATGGCTATCACGTCGCCAAGGGCACCACCCTCCTCGTCAATGTGTGGGCCATCAGCCGTGATCCAGCCTCGTGGGGGGCTGATGCTCTGGAGTTTAGGCCCGCACGCTTCCTCCCTGGCGGGTCGCACGAGACGGTGGACGTCAAGGGAGGAGACTACGAGCTTATTCCGTTTGGGGCAGGGCGGAGGATGTGTGCGGGTCTTAGCTGGGGCCTTAGGATCGTCACGCTCATGACCGCCACGCTGGTGCACGCGTTCGACTTGTCCTTGGTTAATGGCATGACTCCCGACAAACTCGACATGGAGGAGGCCTACGGTCTCACCCTGCAGCGGGCTGTTCCCCTACTGGTTCAGCCAATGCCCAGGTTGTTGCCATCGGCTTATGCAACGTGA